The Pontibacter pudoricolor genome contains a region encoding:
- the greA gene encoding transcription elongation factor GreA, with the protein MSKVSYYTAEGLQKLKEELQELKTKGRSEVARQLAEARDKGDLSENAEYDAAKDAQGHLELKISKLEEVVGNARLIDESGLDASKALILSKVKIKNLKNNMVVDYTLVAEEEADLASGKISVKSPIGKGLLGLSVGDVAEITVPAGKIKFEILEISR; encoded by the coding sequence ATGAGCAAAGTATCTTATTACACTGCAGAGGGTTTACAGAAACTTAAAGAAGAGTTACAGGAGCTTAAAACAAAAGGCCGCTCTGAAGTGGCGCGCCAGCTTGCCGAAGCCCGCGATAAAGGCGACTTAAGTGAGAATGCCGAGTACGACGCAGCGAAAGATGCGCAGGGACACCTGGAACTGAAGATCTCGAAACTGGAAGAGGTGGTTGGCAATGCCCGCCTGATTGATGAGTCCGGGCTGGATGCGAGCAAGGCCCTAATCCTTTCTAAAGTGAAGATCAAAAACCTGAAGAACAATATGGTAGTAGACTATACTTTGGTAGCTGAGGAAGAGGCGGATCTGGCTTCTGGCAAGATATCAGTAAAATCTCCGATCGGTAAAGGCTTGTTAGGTTTATCGGTTGGGGATGTGGCTGAAATAACAGTACCTGCAGGAAAAATAAAGTTTGAGATTCTGGAAATTAGCCGATAA
- a CDS encoding NAD(P)-dependent oxidoreductase produces the protein MLVLIIDEMHPSIFPMLEQIGVKADYRPTIKPVEVCEALAGFDGLIVRSKMRITAETIKHADKLKFIARAGAGVDNIDAKALEERGIALLSANEGNSQAVGEFTLGLLLSLTRNIVRSDHEVRNKVWLREENRGEEIGGKTVGIFGYGNMGQSFASLLQSFGCRILAYDKFAPEKVSVPAEQVPMEVIQAEADVVSFHIPYIPENYNFADYAFFSGFKKPVWFLNTSRGEVVDQDALVEHLKKGTIKGAALDVLENEKLHTLTEKQLASYNYLVQAPNVVLTPHIGGWTHESYIKINEVLTAKIKALLQL, from the coding sequence ATGCTTGTCCTGATCATAGACGAAATGCACCCGAGTATTTTTCCGATGTTGGAGCAAATAGGGGTGAAAGCGGACTATAGACCAACTATAAAACCGGTAGAGGTATGCGAAGCGCTGGCAGGTTTTGACGGGCTTATAGTTCGGAGCAAAATGCGTATCACCGCTGAAACTATAAAGCACGCCGATAAGCTGAAGTTTATAGCCCGTGCTGGTGCAGGCGTAGATAACATAGATGCAAAGGCGCTTGAGGAACGTGGTATAGCTTTATTGTCGGCTAACGAAGGAAACAGCCAGGCAGTAGGGGAGTTTACACTGGGCCTGCTGCTGTCACTTACCCGTAATATAGTTCGCAGCGACCACGAAGTGCGCAATAAAGTATGGTTGCGCGAAGAGAATCGCGGCGAAGAGATTGGAGGCAAGACTGTCGGTATTTTTGGCTACGGAAACATGGGCCAGAGTTTTGCCAGTTTGTTGCAAAGCTTTGGATGCCGTATTTTAGCTTACGATAAGTTTGCCCCTGAAAAAGTATCGGTGCCGGCAGAACAGGTACCCATGGAGGTGATACAAGCGGAGGCCGATGTGGTGAGTTTCCATATTCCGTACATCCCGGAGAACTATAACTTTGCTGACTATGCCTTCTTCAGTGGTTTCAAAAAGCCTGTCTGGTTTTTAAATACATCACGCGGCGAGGTTGTGGATCAGGATGCCTTGGTAGAGCACCTTAAGAAAGGAACTATAAAAGGTGCGGCCCTTGATGTGCTGGAGAATGAGAAACTACATACGCTTACCGAAAAACAGCTGGCCAGCTATAATTACCTGGTGCAGGCCCCGAACGTAGTACTTACTCCCCATATTGGCGGCTGGACCCACGAATCATATATTAAAATAAACGAAGTACTTACAGCCAAAATAAAAGCGCTGCTCCAACTATAA
- the mgtE gene encoding magnesium transporter, producing the protein MQVEITREYIDQVEEAIERKDSEFILSTMAEMYPADITTVLYELDANESKYVMDLLPPEVGSEILSNLDYDIRTDFLQYFTSAEIARYINLMHSDDAVDILNEQSVQTREEVIALIENEEKAEDILDLLHYEEDCAGGLMAKELIKVNLNWRVRQCIEEIRRQAEDVERIYTVYVVDNKDILVGRVSVKALLLSRDDKLVKDIYSTDVISIESFRDENEVVSVMQKYDLEAIPVVNIQGRLLGRITIDDVVDVMQEQAELSRQLMTGISENVEEDDSVFRISRSRIPWLIIGMVGGLLAAKFMGLFEKDIALLPALALFVPLITATGGNVGIQSSSIIIQTLSSNTVMFDKFAQRMFKLIMVALLNALIISSLVFAFTYLSWQDLTLSVVVSVALFSVVMLASMMGTLTPMILDKVGINPAVAAGPFITTANDLLGLAIYFGVAHLLYNL; encoded by the coding sequence ATGCAGGTAGAGATCACAAGAGAGTATATTGACCAGGTAGAAGAAGCCATTGAACGTAAGGACTCGGAATTTATTCTGAGTACGATGGCCGAAATGTACCCGGCCGATATTACTACGGTGCTCTACGAACTGGATGCCAACGAATCGAAGTATGTGATGGACCTGCTTCCGCCCGAAGTTGGTTCTGAAATACTGAGTAACCTGGATTACGATATCCGCACCGATTTTCTGCAGTACTTTACCTCTGCCGAGATTGCCCGCTACATTAACCTGATGCATTCCGATGATGCCGTGGATATACTCAACGAGCAATCGGTGCAGACGCGTGAAGAGGTAATAGCCCTAATCGAGAACGAAGAAAAAGCCGAAGACATACTGGACCTGCTGCACTACGAAGAAGACTGTGCCGGTGGTCTGATGGCGAAAGAGCTTATAAAAGTAAATCTTAACTGGCGCGTACGGCAGTGTATAGAAGAAATTCGCAGGCAGGCCGAAGATGTGGAGCGTATCTACACCGTTTATGTAGTTGATAACAAAGACATATTAGTTGGGCGTGTGAGTGTAAAAGCGCTGCTGCTCTCCCGCGATGATAAGCTGGTAAAAGATATCTATAGTACCGATGTTATCTCGATCGAGTCTTTCCGGGATGAGAACGAGGTGGTAAGCGTGATGCAGAAGTATGACCTGGAAGCCATACCTGTCGTGAACATACAAGGGCGTTTGCTGGGCCGTATTACCATTGACGACGTGGTAGACGTTATGCAGGAGCAGGCCGAACTCAGCCGTCAGCTCATGACCGGTATTTCCGAGAACGTGGAGGAAGATGACAGCGTGTTCCGAATTTCACGCTCGCGTATTCCCTGGCTAATTATAGGTATGGTAGGCGGTTTACTGGCAGCAAAATTTATGGGACTGTTCGAGAAAGACATTGCCCTGCTGCCGGCGCTGGCACTGTTTGTGCCACTTATTACAGCAACGGGCGGAAACGTAGGCATTCAGTCCTCTTCCATCATTATCCAGACACTATCCTCAAACACTGTGATGTTCGATAAATTCGCACAGCGTATGTTTAAGCTGATCATGGTAGCGCTGCTGAATGCACTGATCATTTCCAGCCTTGTTTTTGCATTTACTTACCTGTCCTGGCAAGACCTTACACTTTCTGTGGTAGTATCAGTGGCGCTGTTTTCGGTAGTGATGCTTGCTTCCATGATGGGTACTTTAACGCCAATGATTTTAGATAAGGTAGGTATAAACCCTGCTGTTGCCGCCGGCCCGTTTATAACTACAGCAAACGACCTGCTTGGCCTGGCCATCTACTTTGGCGTAGCACATCTGCTCTATAACTTATAA
- the rsmA gene encoding 16S rRNA (adenine(1518)-N(6)/adenine(1519)-N(6))-dimethyltransferase RsmA: MSKVSPKKHLGQHFLVDQNIAQKIVEQLTMPEGVQDVLEIGPGMGVLTQYLLQHKEYRTTVIDIDRESIAYLKEHFPQLEDRIISADFLKTDLSKLFPGKFAIIGNFPYNISSQIFFAVLKHRDVIPEVVCMIQKEVAERIAAPPGSKTYGILSVLLQAFYRIEYNFTVHEHVFHPPPKVKSGVISLIRNDVKELACNEKLFFEVVKQSFGTRRKTLRNCLKSYNLPPEIQAQPVFDKRAEQLSVQDFIVLTQLVEQNK; encoded by the coding sequence GTGAGCAAAGTAAGTCCGAAAAAACATCTAGGCCAGCATTTCCTGGTCGACCAGAACATAGCCCAGAAGATAGTGGAGCAACTGACCATGCCCGAGGGCGTGCAGGATGTTTTGGAAATTGGTCCGGGTATGGGTGTGCTCACGCAATATCTGTTGCAGCACAAGGAATACAGAACTACCGTAATCGATATCGACCGTGAATCTATAGCTTACTTAAAAGAACATTTTCCGCAACTCGAAGACCGCATCATTTCTGCTGACTTTCTGAAGACGGATCTGAGCAAACTGTTCCCAGGTAAGTTCGCGATCATCGGTAACTTCCCTTACAACATATCGAGCCAGATATTCTTTGCAGTATTAAAGCACCGTGATGTGATTCCGGAAGTGGTGTGTATGATACAAAAGGAAGTGGCTGAGCGCATTGCAGCGCCTCCGGGCTCTAAAACCTATGGTATCCTGAGTGTGCTGCTGCAGGCCTTTTACAGAATAGAATACAACTTTACGGTTCATGAGCATGTGTTCCATCCGCCTCCAAAAGTAAAGTCCGGGGTTATTAGTTTAATCCGCAACGATGTGAAAGAACTGGCTTGTAATGAGAAGCTGTTCTTTGAGGTGGTAAAACAGAGTTTCGGAACACGACGCAAAACACTGCGTAACTGTCTCAAAAGTTATAACTTGCCGCCTGAAATACAGGCGCAGCCCGTTTTCGATAAGCGTGCCGAACAACTGTCGGTACAGGATTTTATAGTATTAACCCAGCTGGTAGAGCAGAACAAATAG
- a CDS encoding leucyl aminopeptidase family protein, with product MPTQLKYDTSLAKNTDLALIIAADKGNELQELQPEEQNYVLQQLQQEAKFIYLNRYSHRVYIVVTPDCKTEDQKNEALRQAGHSLLKQLRNDKSESISIVDKTGGNASLYVAEGLYLSNYQYFKHKTKDAKETTLKTITIADETIDAKQVEELANLLEAVYKTRSLINEPHSHQSASQLSEQLEELANEAGFSLDVLDELKIQSLKMGGLLAVNQGSEEPATFNILEWKPENAKNSKPYVLVGKGVVYDTGGLSLKPTPMSMDFMKSDMAGAAAVTGVLYAAAKNNLPLHIIGLIPATDNRPGGQAVAPGDVITMYNGMTVEVLNTDAEGRLILADALSFAKKYNPELVIDLATLTGAAQRALGKEALAAMGTAGDEVMNELKKAGNKVHERIVDFPLYDEYKKQLESDIADLKNIGGAEAGHITAGKFLEAFTDYPWVHFDIAGTAYLHAEDSYRGKLATGSGVRLVYNFLSTKAN from the coding sequence ATGCCAACACAACTTAAATACGACACAAGCTTAGCTAAAAATACCGACCTGGCACTGATCATAGCTGCCGACAAGGGAAATGAGTTGCAGGAACTGCAGCCGGAAGAGCAAAACTATGTGCTACAGCAGTTACAGCAGGAAGCCAAGTTCATTTACCTGAACCGCTATTCGCACCGCGTGTATATAGTTGTAACCCCTGACTGCAAAACCGAGGACCAGAAAAACGAAGCACTTCGCCAAGCGGGCCATAGTTTATTAAAGCAGCTGAGAAACGATAAATCAGAAAGCATATCTATAGTTGATAAAACCGGCGGCAATGCCAGCCTGTACGTAGCCGAGGGCTTATATCTGAGCAACTACCAGTATTTTAAGCATAAAACCAAAGATGCCAAGGAAACGACGCTTAAAACGATAACTATAGCCGACGAAACGATAGATGCAAAACAGGTAGAGGAACTGGCCAATCTACTGGAAGCCGTTTATAAAACGCGCAGCCTGATTAACGAGCCACACAGCCATCAGTCGGCATCACAGTTGAGCGAGCAACTGGAAGAACTGGCGAATGAAGCCGGTTTTAGCCTGGATGTGCTGGACGAGCTAAAGATCCAGAGCCTGAAAATGGGCGGATTACTGGCCGTGAACCAGGGCAGCGAAGAGCCTGCTACTTTTAATATATTAGAGTGGAAGCCAGAGAACGCTAAAAACAGCAAACCTTATGTGCTGGTAGGCAAAGGTGTAGTGTACGATACCGGCGGGCTCAGCTTAAAGCCTACACCGATGTCGATGGACTTCATGAAGTCGGATATGGCAGGTGCTGCTGCAGTAACCGGTGTATTGTATGCCGCCGCTAAAAACAACTTACCACTTCATATCATAGGCCTCATTCCGGCTACGGATAACCGCCCGGGCGGACAAGCTGTAGCACCTGGCGATGTAATTACCATGTACAATGGCATGACCGTGGAAGTACTTAACACCGACGCCGAAGGCCGGTTAATATTAGCTGACGCGCTGAGCTTTGCTAAAAAGTACAACCCTGAGCTGGTAATTGATCTGGCAACACTGACCGGTGCAGCGCAGCGGGCTTTAGGCAAGGAAGCCTTAGCGGCCATGGGTACTGCCGGCGACGAGGTAATGAACGAGCTGAAAAAGGCAGGAAATAAAGTACACGAGCGCATTGTGGATTTCCCGCTTTACGACGAGTATAAAAAGCAGCTGGAGTCTGATATTGCCGACCTGAAAAACATTGGCGGTGCCGAAGCTGGCCATATTACAGCCGGTAAGTTCCTGGAAGCCTTTACAGATTACCCTTGGGTGCACTTTGATATTGCCGGTACTGCTTATTTACATGCCGAAGATTCTTACCGCGGCAAACTGGCAACCGGCTCGGGCGTACGCTTAGTGTATAACTTTCTTAGCACGAAAGCTAACTAA
- the pdxA gene encoding 4-hydroxythreonine-4-phosphate dehydrogenase PdxA, protein MDNRFKARLGLTIGDTNGIGPEVIIKTLSDQRVLNFCTPVIYASANVLNKVRKALSAEHFHYQQVQSVQAIVPKKVNLINCLDENLETNLGNPTPESGKASLDSLMAASRDLKAGLLDGIVTAPIDKENIQTEEFKFPGHTEFLTSYFDAPESLMLLVSGDLRVATITGHMPVKDVSTRISFDLIIRKVTILLESLKKDFGILKPRIAILGLNPHAGENGLLGTEELEIIRPAIMHLKEKGHLVFGPYPADGFFGMQQYKQVDAVVSMYHDQGLIPFKTLAFESGVNFTAGLPVVRTSPDHGTAYDIASKHTASETSFREALFLACDIIKKRTAEQMPVV, encoded by the coding sequence ATGGACAACCGATTTAAAGCCAGACTGGGCTTAACTATAGGCGACACCAACGGCATTGGCCCGGAAGTGATCATCAAAACCTTATCAGACCAGCGTGTACTTAATTTTTGTACGCCGGTTATATATGCATCTGCCAACGTGCTTAACAAAGTGCGCAAGGCGCTGAGTGCCGAGCATTTCCATTACCAGCAGGTACAGTCAGTCCAGGCTATAGTTCCTAAAAAAGTGAACCTGATCAACTGCCTGGACGAGAACCTAGAAACCAACCTGGGCAACCCGACCCCGGAATCTGGTAAGGCTTCGCTGGACTCTTTGATGGCCGCCTCCCGCGACCTGAAAGCCGGCCTGCTGGATGGTATTGTTACGGCGCCTATTGATAAGGAGAACATTCAGACCGAAGAATTTAAATTCCCGGGCCATACCGAGTTCCTGACCTCTTATTTTGATGCGCCCGAAAGTTTGATGCTGCTGGTGAGCGGCGACCTGCGCGTGGCAACTATAACCGGCCACATGCCTGTAAAAGATGTTTCGACCAGGATCAGCTTCGACCTGATTATACGCAAAGTAACGATACTGCTGGAGTCGCTGAAGAAGGATTTTGGCATACTGAAACCACGCATTGCTATACTCGGCCTTAACCCGCACGCCGGCGAAAACGGATTATTGGGTACTGAAGAGTTAGAAATTATACGCCCGGCCATTATGCACCTGAAAGAAAAAGGCCACCTGGTTTTTGGCCCCTACCCTGCCGATGGTTTCTTTGGGATGCAGCAGTACAAGCAGGTGGATGCCGTAGTTTCGATGTACCACGACCAGGGGCTAATACCGTTTAAAACGCTTGCTTTTGAGAGTGGTGTTAACTTTACAGCCGGCTTACCTGTAGTTCGTACCTCACCCGACCACGGCACGGCCTACGATATTGCCAGCAAACATACGGCCAGCGAAACCTCTTTCAGAGAAGCATTGTTCCTGGCCTGCGATATAATTAAAAAGAGAACTGCAGAACAAATGCCTGTTGTTTAA
- a CDS encoding YceD family protein, whose translation MKKLKEYEINIAKLSNKTHQFEFDMDDSFFELFSGEIMHGGKLHADVELEKTETLLTLHFDIKGTVRLTCDRSLEEFDQPVDVQETFRMKFGPEDKELDEDLWMIASDTQQINVAQHLYDYIGLSLPMKKLHPRFLEEEDENSDDDILIYSSKHAGDTDSDSDEGDDDDDIDPRWDALKNLN comes from the coding sequence GTGAAGAAGCTAAAAGAATACGAGATCAACATTGCCAAACTCAGCAATAAAACGCACCAGTTCGAGTTTGACATGGATGATTCTTTCTTTGAACTTTTCAGCGGAGAGATCATGCATGGCGGCAAACTGCACGCTGATGTAGAACTGGAAAAGACGGAAACGTTGCTGACCCTGCACTTTGACATTAAAGGAACCGTACGCTTAACCTGCGACAGAAGCCTGGAAGAGTTTGATCAGCCGGTAGATGTACAGGAAACGTTCCGCATGAAGTTTGGTCCGGAAGATAAGGAACTGGACGAAGACCTGTGGATGATAGCAAGCGATACGCAGCAGATAAACGTGGCACAGCACCTGTACGATTACATCGGGTTGTCGCTGCCAATGAAAAAGCTGCATCCACGGTTCCTGGAAGAAGAGGATGAAAACAGCGATGATGATATCCTGATCTACTCTTCGAAGCATGCCGGTGACACGGATAGTGACAGCGATGAAGGAGATGATGACGATGACATTGATCCACGCTGGGATGCACTGAAAAACCTGAATTAG
- the rpmF gene encoding 50S ribosomal protein L32 codes for MAHPKRKISKTRRDKRRTHYKLSEKAIAICPTTDTPHLFHHAYVVEGDLFHKGKLAIKNYTTNAQ; via the coding sequence ATGGCACATCCTAAACGTAAGATTTCGAAGACCAGAAGAGATAAGAGAAGAACTCATTATAAACTTTCTGAGAAAGCCATTGCGATCTGCCCAACTACGGATACTCCGCACCTTTTCCACCACGCTTATGTAGTAGAAGGTGACCTGTTCCATAAAGGCAAGCTTGCAATCAAAAATTATACAACTAACGCTCAGTAA
- the plsX gene encoding phosphate acyltransferase PlsX produces MRIALDAMGGDYAPEAIVKGAILAEKQLPEQYEILLIGKETIVQQLLQEYGYTGKSIKVVNASQVIEMGEHPTKALTQKPDSSIAVGYGLLKAGKADAFCSAGNTGAMLVGAMFSVKAIEGILRPSIAGLVPKLKGGYGIMLDVGANADCKPEVLEQFAELGSIYAKYVLDIKNPKVGLMNLGEEEGKGTVNTQAAHQRLKVNQTINFIGNIEGRDVFNDKADVIVCDGYTGNIILKMAESIYDILNEKKMHDPFFDKFNYEAEGGSPILGINGNAVIGHGVSTPTAICNMVLQAQKMVATNLSERFRKNYSE; encoded by the coding sequence ATGAGGATCGCCTTAGACGCAATGGGTGGCGATTATGCACCGGAGGCTATAGTTAAAGGTGCCATACTTGCCGAAAAGCAGCTTCCTGAACAATATGAAATTTTGCTTATAGGCAAAGAGACTATTGTACAGCAGTTATTACAAGAATACGGGTATACTGGCAAAAGCATTAAAGTGGTTAATGCCAGCCAGGTAATTGAGATGGGCGAACACCCAACCAAAGCCCTTACCCAAAAACCGGACTCCAGCATAGCAGTCGGTTACGGATTACTGAAAGCCGGGAAAGCAGATGCTTTCTGCAGCGCAGGAAATACCGGAGCCATGCTTGTAGGGGCCATGTTCAGCGTTAAAGCTATAGAAGGAATTTTAAGGCCATCTATAGCCGGGCTTGTTCCGAAATTAAAGGGTGGTTATGGCATTATGCTGGATGTTGGTGCAAATGCAGATTGCAAACCGGAAGTACTGGAGCAGTTTGCAGAGCTTGGCTCAATTTACGCCAAGTATGTACTCGATATCAAAAATCCTAAAGTAGGGTTGATGAACCTGGGCGAAGAGGAAGGCAAAGGAACTGTGAACACACAGGCCGCCCACCAACGCTTAAAGGTAAATCAAACTATAAACTTTATCGGCAACATAGAAGGCCGCGACGTTTTTAATGATAAAGCAGACGTTATAGTTTGCGACGGTTACACTGGTAACATTATCCTTAAAATGGCAGAGTCTATCTACGACATATTAAACGAGAAGAAGATGCATGATCCTTTCTTCGACAAGTTTAACTATGAAGCCGAAGGGGGAAGTCCTATTTTAGGTATAAACGGCAATGCGGTTATTGGTCACGGGGTGTCTACTCCTACTGCGATCTGCAACATGGTGCTGCAGGCCCAGAAAATGGTAGCTACTAACCTGTCTGAACGTTTCAGAAAGAACTATAGCGAATAA
- a CDS encoding beta-ketoacyl-ACP synthase III has product MSKITAAITGVAGYVPEYVLTNKELETMVETNDEWITSRTGIKERRILKGEGKGTSHIAVPAVLDLLKKTNTKPEEVDLLICATTTPDMVFPATANLITAEVGAVNAFGYDLQAACSGFLFALATGSKFIESGQYKKVIVVGADKMSAIVDYTDRATCIIFGDGGGAVMLEPNTEGLGIIDSVLKSDGTGAQFLHMKAGGSRKPATIETVQAREHYAYQEGQQVFKFAVKGMADVSAEVMERNNLTGDDVAWLVPHQANKRIIEATANRMGLSNEKVMLNIHKYGNTTSGTIPLCLWEYESQLKKGDNIVLAAFGGGFTWGAIYLKWAYDPK; this is encoded by the coding sequence ATGAGTAAAATTACTGCCGCGATTACAGGTGTAGCAGGCTACGTACCCGAATACGTGCTTACCAACAAGGAGCTCGAAACAATGGTGGAAACCAATGACGAATGGATAACCTCCCGCACCGGCATTAAGGAAAGGCGCATTTTAAAAGGCGAAGGCAAAGGAACATCTCATATTGCAGTACCGGCAGTACTTGACTTGCTAAAGAAGACGAATACAAAACCTGAAGAAGTTGATCTCCTTATCTGTGCCACCACTACTCCTGATATGGTTTTCCCGGCAACGGCTAACCTTATTACAGCAGAAGTAGGCGCAGTGAATGCATTTGGTTATGACCTGCAGGCTGCCTGCTCCGGTTTCCTTTTTGCGCTAGCCACTGGTTCTAAATTTATTGAGTCTGGGCAGTATAAAAAAGTAATTGTAGTTGGTGCTGATAAAATGTCTGCAATTGTAGACTATACTGACAGGGCAACCTGCATTATTTTTGGTGACGGTGGCGGCGCTGTGATGCTGGAACCAAACACAGAAGGTCTCGGTATCATCGACTCAGTTTTAAAATCAGATGGAACAGGTGCACAGTTCCTGCACATGAAAGCAGGCGGTAGCCGCAAACCAGCAACTATAGAAACAGTGCAGGCTCGTGAGCATTATGCTTACCAGGAAGGTCAGCAGGTATTCAAGTTTGCCGTTAAAGGTATGGCTGATGTGTCTGCAGAAGTAATGGAGCGCAATAACCTGACCGGCGACGATGTGGCGTGGCTGGTACCGCACCAGGCTAACAAACGCATTATTGAAGCTACAGCCAACCGTATGGGCCTGAGCAACGAGAAAGTGATGCTAAACATCCATAAATATGGTAACACCACCAGCGGCACTATTCCGCTTTGCCTGTGGGAGTATGAAAGTCAGCTGAAAAAAGGCGATAACATCGTATTAGCAGCATTTGGCGGTGGCTTTACCTGGGGTGCCATTTACCTCAAGTGGGCCTACGATCCGAAATAA